Proteins encoded by one window of Vigna radiata var. radiata cultivar VC1973A chromosome 5, Vradiata_ver6, whole genome shotgun sequence:
- the LOC106761719 gene encoding ABC transporter G family member 40-like isoform X3, giving the protein MEGSDIYRASNSMRARSSTVWRNSSVEVFSRSSREEDDEEALKWAALEKLPTYNRLRKGLLTASHGAANEIDVADLGFQDRQKLLERLVKVAEEDNERFLLKLRERIDRVGLDIPTIEVRYEHLKIEAEAFVGGRALPSFINSATNVIEGFLNALHILPSRKKHVTILKDVSGIIKPRRMTLLLGPPSSGKTTLLLALSGKLDKSLQVSGKVTYNGHEMNEFVPQRTAAYISQHDVHIGEMTVRETLAFSARCQGVGSRYDMLSELSRREKAANIKPDPDLDVYMKATATAGQESSIVTDYTMKILGLDICADTMVGDEMLRGISGGQRKRVTTGEMLVGPANALFMDEISTGLDSSTTFQIVSSLRQYVHILNGTAVISLLQPAPETYDLFDDIILISDGQVVYHGPREYILDFFESMGFRCPERKGAADFLQEVTSKKDQAQYWVRRDQPYRFVTVTQFAEAFQSFHIGRKLGQELAVPFDKTKSHPAALTTKKFGINKKELLKANFSREYLLMKRNSFVYIFKLCQLFIMALIALTLFFRTEMHHDNLDDAGVYAGAIFFTIVTVMFNGMAEISMTIAKLPVFYKQRDLLFFPSWAYAIPSWILKIPVTIVEVALWVFLTYYVIGFDPNVGRLFKQYLILLFISQMASSLFRAIAALGRNMIVANTFGSFAVLTLLTLGGFILSKRDIKKWWIWGFWISPLMYGQNALMGNEFLGNSWHNATHNLGLEYLDSRAFFKDSYWYWLGFGALVGFVLLFNVLFGLALEYLDPFDKPQAVIAEDPTTEASATEVELPRIESSGRDGSVVESCHGKKKGMVLPFEPHSITFDEIVYSVDMPQEMKEQGVQEDRLVLLKGVSGAFRPGVLTALMGVSGAGKTTLMDVLAGRKTGGYIDGSIKISGYPKKQETFARISGYCEQNDIHSPHVTVYESLVYSAWLRLPSSVDSKTRKMFIEEVMELVELNPLRNSLVGLPGVSGLSTEQRKRLTIAVELVANPSIIFMDEPTSGLDARAAAIVMRTVRNTVDTGRTVVCTIHQPSIDIFEAFDELFLMKRGGQEIYVGPLGRHSSHLIKYFESIDGVSKIKDGYNPATWMLEVTTTAQELSLGVDFTDLYKNSDLYRRNKQLIQELGQPAPGSKDLYFPTQYSQSFLVQCQACLWKQRWSYWRNPPYTSVRFFFTTFIAIMFGTMFWDLGGKHSTRGDLMNALGSMYTAVLFLGVQNSSSVQPVVAVERTVFYREKAAGMYSALPYAFSQILVELPYIFFQAVTYGVIVYAMIGFEWTAEKFFWYLFFMYFTLLYFTFYGMMGVAVTPNHHVASIVAAAFYAIWNLFSGFVVSRPSIPIWWRWYYWACPVAWTLYGLVGSQFGDILEVMPSENKTVKAFIEDSYGIKHDFIGVAAVVVAGIAVLFAFTFAVAIKTFNFQKR; this is encoded by the exons ATGGAGGGGAGCGATATATACAGAGCAAGTAACAGTATGCGAGCGAGAAGTTCAACGGTTTGGAGGAACAGCAGTGTGGAGGTATTCTCAAGGTCTTCACGGGAAGAAGATGACGAAGAAGCTCTCAAATGGGCTGCTCTCGAGAAGCTCCCCACTTACAACCGTCTCAGGAAAGGTCTGCTGACAGCATCCCATGGAGCTGCCAACGAAATCGACGTGGCTGATCTTGGCTTCCAAGATAGACAGAAGCTTCTTGAGAGGTTGGTCAAAGTGGCTGAAGAGGACAACGAGAGGTTCTTGCTGAAGCTCAGGGAGCGTATTGACAG AGTTGGACTCGATATTCCCACTATTGAAGTTCGATACGAGCACCTAAAGATTGAGGCAGAGGCTTTTGTGGGAGGTAGAGCTTTGCCCTCTTTCATCAACTCTGCTACTAATGTCATAGAG GGATTTCTTAACGCGCTCCATATCCTCCCCAGCAGAAAGAAACACGTCACTATTCTCAAAGATGTCAGCGGGATTATTAAACCTCGCAGGATGACACTGCTTTTGGGTCCTCCCAGTTCAGGAAAGACCACACTCCTCTTGGCCTTGTCAGGAAAACTTGATAAAAGTCTTCAG GTATCTGGAAAAGTGACTTACAATGGGCACGAAATGAACGAGTTTGTACCCCAGAGAACCGCTGCTTACATCAGCCAACACGATGTTCACATTGGAGAAATGACTGTGAGGGAAACCTTGGCTTTCTCAGCAAGGTGCCAAGGTGTTGGATCACGTTATG ACATGCTATCTGAGTTGTCTAGAAGAGAGAAAGCAGCAAATATCAAGCCTGACCCGGATCTTGATGTCTACATGAAG GCAACTGCAACTGCAGGCCAGGAGTCAAGCATAGTGACAGATTACACAATGAAG ATTCTGGGGTTAGATATATGTGCTGATACGATGGTGGGGGATGAGATGTTGCGTGGGATCTCTGGAGGACAAAGGAAGCGTGTTACTACAGGAGAGATGTTGGTTGGACCTGCAAATGCTTTATTCATGGATGAAATCTCCACAGGGTTGGACAGCTCCACCACATTTCAGATTGTGAGCTCTCTCAGGCAGTACGTCCACATTCTAAATGGAACTGCTGTCATATCTTTGCTCCAGCCAGCACCCGAGACTTATGACCTTTTCGATGACATTATCTTAATCTCAGATGGCCAAGTTGTTTATCATGGCCCTCGTGAATATATTCTGGACTTCTTTGAATCCATGGGTTTCAGATGTCCCGAGAGGAAAGGTGCNGCTGACTTTCTTCAAGAAGTGACTTCCAAGAAAGATCAAGCACAGTACTGGGTGCGCAGAGATCAACCATACAGATTTGTGACGGTTACTCAGTTTGCTGAGGCTTTTCAATCATTCCATATTGGTAGGAAACTTGGGCAGGAGCTTGCAGTTCCATTTGACAAGACTAAGAGCCACCCTGCTGCATTGACCACTAAGAAGTTTGGTATCAACAAGAAGGAGCTGTTAAAGGCTAACTTCTCAAGAGAGTACTTGCTTATGAAAAGGAATTCATTTGTTTACATCTTCAAGCTATGTCAG CTTTTCATCATGGCGTTGATTGCATTGACGCTGTTCTTCCGGACGGAGATGCACCATGATAATCTTGATGATGCGGGCGTTTATGCTGGTGCTATCTTTTTTACAATAGTAACGGTTATGTTTAATGGAATGGCTGAAATTTCCATGACCATTGCTAAGCTTCCAGTTTTCTACAAGCAACGAGACCTTCTATTTTTTCCCTCTTGGGCATATGCTATTCCTTCGTGGATTCTCAAGATTCCCGTTACGATAGTGGAGGTTGCCCTTTGGGTATTCCTGACCTACTATGTGATTGGATTTGATCCAAATGTCGGGAGGCTCTTCAAACAGTACCTCATCCTGTTATTTATCAGTCAGATGGCTTCTTCATTATTCCGAGCCATTGCAGCACTGGGTAGAAACATGATCGTCGCCAATACATTTGGATCCTTTGCAGTTCTCACGCTTCTTACATTGGGCGGTTTCATTCTGTCAAAGA GGGATATTAAAAAATGGTGGATTTGGGGTTTCTGGATTTCACCGTTAATGTATGGGCAGAACGCTCTCATGGGCAATGAATTTCTTGGAAACAGCTGGCACAAC GCTACCCACAATTTAGGACTTGAATATCTGGACTCTCGCGCGTTCTTCAAAGATTCATATTGGTATTGGCTAGGTTTTGGGGCACTGGTTGGGTTTGTGCTTCTTTTCAACGTGTTGTTTGGTTTGGCTCTCGAATACCTTGACC CATTTGATAAGCCACAGGCAGTTATAGCTGAAGACCCAACTACTGAAGCAAGTGCCACAGAAGTTGAATTACCACGCATAG AAAGTTCAGGAAGAGATGGTTCTGTTGTGGAGTCCTGCcatggaaagaaaaaaggaatggTTCTTCCTTTTGAACCACATTCTATCACCTTTGATGAAATAGTCTACTCTGTTGACATGCCACAG GAAATGAAGGAGCAAGGTGTACAAGAGGACAGACTGGTGCTTTTGAAGGGTGTTAGTGGTGCATTCAGGCCTGGTGTTCTCACAGCTTTGATGGGTGTAAGTGGTGCTGGTAAGACTACGTTGATGGATGTTCTGGCTGGTAGGAAAACCGGCGGATATATTGATGGAAGCATCAAAATTTCTGGGTACCCTAAGAAGCAAGAAACATTTGCTCGTATCTCTGGATACTGTGAGCAAAATGATATCCATTCACCTCATGTTACTGTTTACGAATCCTTGGTCTACTCTGCCTGGCTACGTTTACCTTCAAGTGTTGATTCCAAAACCAGAAAG ATGTTCATTGAGGAAGTCATGGAATTGGTGGAGCTGAACCCATTAAGGAACTCACTGGTTGGATTGCCAGGTGTGAGTGGCCTCTCTACTGAACAGCGGAAGAGGCTGACTATTGCGGTTGAATTGGTGGCTAACCCATCCATAATTTTCATGGATGAGCCTACTTCTGGGCTAG ATGCAAGAGCTGCTGCTATTGTCATGAGAACAGTCAGAAACACTGTGGACACCGGAAGAACTGTTGTGTGCACCATCCATCAGCCCAGCATTGACATATTTGAAGCATTTGATGAG TTGTTCCTAATGAAGCGTGGAGGACAGGAAATATATGTCGGGCCACTGGGACGTCATTCTAGTCATCTGATCAAGTATTTCGAG AGCATTGATGGAGTTAGCAAAATCAAAGATGGATATAACCCTGCTACTTGGATGTTGGAAGTTACAACCACAGCTCAAGAGCTTAGTTTGGGTGTTGATTTCACTGACCTGTACAAGAACTCTGATCTATATAG GAGAAACAAGCAGCTTATACAAGAATTGGGTCAGCCTGCTCCCGGTTCAAAGGATCTTTATTTCCCTACTCAATACTCTCAGTCTTTCTTGGTTCAATGCCAAGCTTGCTTATGGAAACAACGGTGGTCATATTGGCGTAATCCACCATACACTTCTGTGAGGTTTTTCTTCACAACTTTCATAGCCATAATGTTCGGAACTATGTTCTGGGACCTCGGAGGAAAACA CTCAACAAGAGGAGATCTGATGAATGCTCTGGGTTCAATGTATACTGCTGTTCTTTTCCTTGGAGTACAAAATTCTTCTTCCGTACAGCCAGTGGTGGCAGTTGAAAGGACCGTCTTCTACAGAGAAAAGGCTGCCGGAATGTATTCTGCCTTACCCTATGCATTTTCACAG ATTCTAGTGGAGCTACCCTATATCTTTTTTCAAGCGGTGACATACGGTGTAATAGTTTATGCCATGATCGGATTTGAGTGGACTGCAGAGAAATTCTTTTGGTATCTATTTTTCATGTACTTCACACTCTTGTACTTCACCTTCTACGGCATGATGGGTGTTGCAGTGACACCAAACCACCATGTTGCTTCCATCGTGGCTGCTGCATTTTATGCAATTTGGAATCTCTTCTCAGGATTTGTTGTTTCAAGACCT AGCATCCCAATTTGGTGGAGATGGTACTATTGGGCATGCCCAGTGGCTTGGACCTTATATGGATTGGTTGGATCTCAGTTTGGAGATATATTGGAAGTTATGCCGTCTGAAAACAAGACTGTGAAAGCTTTCATTGAAGACAGTTATGGAATCAAACATGATTTCATTGGAGTTGCTGCTGTTGTGGTTGCTGGCATTGCAGTTCTCTTTGCATTTACTTTTGCTGTTGCAATCAAGACCTTTAACTTCCAAAAGAGATAG
- the LOC106761719 gene encoding ABC transporter G family member 40-like isoform X2, giving the protein MEGSDIYRASNSMRARSSTVWRNSSVEVFSRSSREEDDEEALKWAALEKLPTYNRLRKGLLTASHGAANEIDVADLGFQDRQKLLERLVKVAEEDNERFLLKLRERIDRVGLDIPTIEVRYEHLKIEAEAFVGGRALPSFINSATNVIEGFLNALHILPSRKKHVTILKDVSGIIKPRRMTLLLGPPSSGKTTLLLALSGKLDKSLQVSGKVTYNGHEMNEFVPQRTAAYISQHDVHIGEMTVRETLAFSARCQGVGSRYDMLSELSRREKAANIKPDPDLDVYMKATATAGQESSIVTDYTMKILGLDICADTMVGDEMLRGISGGQRKRVTTGEMLVGPANALFMDEISTGLDSSTTFQIVSSLRQYVHILNGTAVISLLQPAPETYDLFDDIILISDGQVVYHGPREYILDFFESMGFRCPERKGAADFLQEVTSKKDQAQYWVRRDQPYRFVTVTQFAEAFQSFHIGRKLGQELAVPFDKTKSHPAALTTKKFGINKKELLKANFSREYLLMKRNSFVYIFKLCQLFIMALIALTLFFRTEMHHDNLDDAGVYAGAIFFTIVTVMFNGMAEISMTIAKLPVFYKQRDLLFFPSWAYAIPSWILKIPVTIVEVALWVFLTYYVIGFDPNVGRLFKQYLILLFISQMASSLFRAIAALGRNMIVANTFGSFAVLTLLTLGGFILSKRDIKKWWIWGFWISPLMYGQNALMGNEFLGNSWHNATHNLGLEYLDSRAFFKDSYWYWLGFGALVGFVLLFNVLFGLALEYLDPFDKPQAVIAEDPTTEASATEVELPRIESSGRDGSVVESCHGKKKGMVLPFEPHSITFDEIVYSVDMPQEMKEQGVQEDRLVLLKGVSGAFRPGVLTALMGVSGAGKTTLMDVLAGRKTGGYIDGSIKISGYPKKQETFARISGYCEQNDIHSPHVTVYESLVYSAWLRLPSSVDSKTRKMFIEEVMELVELNPLRNSLVGLPGVSGLSTEQRKRLTIAVELVANPSIIFMDEPTSGLDARAAAIVMRTVRNTVDTGRTVVCTIHQPSIDIFEAFDELFLMKRGGQEIYVGPLGRHSSHLIKYFESIDGVSKIKDGYNPATWMLEVTTTAQELSLGVDFTDLYKNSDLYRRNKQLIQELGQPAPGSKDLYFPTQYSQSFLVQCQACLWKQRWSYWRNPPYTSVRFFFTTFIAIMFGTMFWDLGGKHSTRGDLMNALGSMYTAVLFLGVQNSSSVQPVVAVERTVFYREKAAGMYSALPYAFSQILVELPYIFFQAVTYGVIVYAMIGFEWTAEKFFWYLFFMYFTLLYFTFYGMMGVAVTPNHHVASIVAAAFYAIWNLFSGFVVSRPSIPIWWRWYYWACPVAWTLYGLVGSQFGDILEVMPSENKTVKAFIEDSYGIKHDFIGVAAVVVAGIAVLFAFTFAVAIKTFNFQKR; this is encoded by the exons ATGGAGGGGAGCGATATATACAGAGCAAGTAACAGTATGCGAGCGAGAAGTTCAACGGTTTGGAGGAACAGCAGTGTGGAGGTATTCTCAAGGTCTTCACGGGAAGAAGATGACGAAGAAGCTCTCAAATGGGCTGCTCTCGAGAAGCTCCCCACTTACAACCGTCTCAGGAAAGGTCTGCTGACAGCATCCCATGGAGCTGCCAACGAAATCGACGTGGCTGATCTTGGCTTCCAAGATAGACAGAAGCTTCTTGAGAGGTTGGTCAAAGTGGCTGAAGAGGACAACGAGAGGTTCTTGCTGAAGCTCAGGGAGCGTATTGACAG AGTTGGACTCGATATTCCCACTATTGAAGTTCGATACGAGCACCTAAAGATTGAGGCAGAGGCTTTTGTGGGAGGTAGAGCTTTGCCCTCTTTCATCAACTCTGCTACTAATGTCATAGAG GGATTTCTTAACGCGCTCCATATCCTCCCCAGCAGAAAGAAACACGTCACTATTCTCAAAGATGTCAGCGGGATTATTAAACCTCGCAGGATGACACTGCTTTTGGGTCCTCCCAGTTCAGGAAAGACCACACTCCTCTTGGCCTTGTCAGGAAAACTTGATAAAAGTCTTCAG GTATCTGGAAAAGTGACTTACAATGGGCACGAAATGAACGAGTTTGTACCCCAGAGAACCGCTGCTTACATCAGCCAACACGATGTTCACATTGGAGAAATGACTGTGAGGGAAACCTTGGCTTTCTCAGCAAGGTGCCAAGGTGTTGGATCACGTTATG ACATGCTATCTGAGTTGTCTAGAAGAGAGAAAGCAGCAAATATCAAGCCTGACCCGGATCTTGATGTCTACATGAAG GCAACTGCAACTGCAGGCCAGGAGTCAAGCATAGTGACAGATTACACAATGAAG ATTCTGGGGTTAGATATATGTGCTGATACGATGGTGGGGGATGAGATGTTGCGTGGGATCTCTGGAGGACAAAGGAAGCGTGTTACTACAGGAGAGATGTTGGTTGGACCTGCAAATGCTTTATTCATGGATGAAATCTCCACAGGGTTGGACAGCTCCACCACATTTCAGATTGTGAGCTCTCTCAGGCAGTACGTCCACATTCTAAATGGAACTGCTGTCATATCTTTGCTCCAGCCAGCACCCGAGACTTATGACCTTTTCGATGACATTATCTTAATCTCAGATGGCCAAGTTGTTTATCATGGCCCTCGTGAATATATTCTGGACTTCTTTGAATCCATGGGTTTCAGATGTCCCGAGAGGAAAGGTGCNGCTGACTTTCTTCAAGAAGTGACTTCCAAGAAAGATCAAGCACAGTACTGGGTGCGCAGAGATCAACCATACAGATTTGTGACGGTTACTCAGTTTGCTGAGGCTTTTCAATCATTCCATATTGGTAGGAAACTTGGGCAGGAGCTTGCAGTTCCATTTGACAAGACTAAGAGCCACCCTGCTGCATTGACCACTAAGAAGTTTGGTATCAACAAGAAGGAGCTGTTAAAGGCTAACTTCTCAAGAGAGTACTTGCTTATGAAAAGGAATTCATTTGTTTACATCTTCAAGCTATGTCAG CTTTTCATCATGGCGTTGATTGCATTGACGCTGTTCTTCCGGACGGAGATGCACCATGATAATCTTGATGATGCGGGCGTTTATGCTGGTGCTATCTTTTTTACAATAGTAACGGTTATGTTTAATGGAATGGCTGAAATTTCCATGACCATTGCTAAGCTTCCAGTTTTCTACAAGCAACGAGACCTTCTATTTTTTCCCTCTTGGGCATATGCTATTCCTTCGTGGATTCTCAAGATTCCCGTTACGATAGTGGAGGTTGCCCTTTGGGTATTCCTGACCTACTATGTGATTGGATTTGATCCAAATGTCGGGAGGCTCTTCAAACAGTACCTCATCCTGTTATTTATCAGTCAGATGGCTTCTTCATTATTCCGAGCCATTGCAGCACTGGGTAGAAACATGATCGTCGCCAATACATTTGGATCCTTTGCAGTTCTCACGCTTCTTACATTGGGCGGTTTCATTCTGTCAAAGA GGGATATTAAAAAATGGTGGATTTGGGGTTTCTGGATTTCACCGTTAATGTATGGGCAGAACGCTCTCATGGGCAATGAATTTCTTGGAAACAGCTGGCACAAC GCTACCCACAATTTAGGACTTGAATATCTGGACTCTCGCGCGTTCTTCAAAGATTCATATTGGTATTGGCTAGGTTTTGGGGCACTGGTTGGGTTTGTGCTTCTTTTCAACGTGTTGTTTGGTTTGGCTCTCGAATACCTTGACC CATTTGATAAGCCACAGGCAGTTATAGCTGAAGACCCAACTACTGAAGCAAGTGCCACAGAAGTTGAATTACCACGCATAG AAAGTTCAGGAAGAGATGGTTCTGTTGTGGAGTCCTGCcatggaaagaaaaaaggaatggTTCTTCCTTTTGAACCACATTCTATCACCTTTGATGAAATAGTCTACTCTGTTGACATGCCACAG GAAATGAAGGAGCAAGGTGTACAAGAGGACAGACTGGTGCTTTTGAAGGGTGTTAGTGGTGCATTCAGGCCTGGTGTTCTCACAGCTTTGATGGGTGTAAGTGGTGCTGGTAAGACTACGTTGATGGATGTTCTGGCTGGTAGGAAAACCGGCGGATATATTGATGGAAGCATCAAAATTTCTGGGTACCCTAAGAAGCAAGAAACATTTGCTCGTATCTCTGGATACTGTGAGCAAAATGATATCCATTCACCTCATGTTACTGTTTACGAATCCTTGGTCTACTCTGCCTGGCTACGTTTACCTTCAAGTGTTGATTCCAAAACCAGAAAG ATGTTCATTGAGGAAGTCATGGAATTGGTGGAGCTGAACCCATTAAGGAACTCACTGGTTGGATTGCCAGGTGTGAGTGGCCTCTCTACTGAACAGCGGAAGAGGCTGACTATTGCGGTTGAATTGGTGGC TAACCCGTCCATAATTTTCATGGATGAGCCTACTTCTGGGCTAGATGCAAGAGCTGCTGCTATTGTCATGAGAACAGTCAGAAACACTGTGGACACCGGAAGAACTGTTGTGTGCACCATCCATCAGCCCAGCATTGACATATTTGAAGCATTTGATGAG TTGTTCCTAATGAAGCGTGGAGGACAGGAAATATATGTCGGGCCACTGGGACGTCATTCTAGTCATCTGATCAAGTATTTCGAG AGCATTGATGGAGTTAGCAAAATCAAAGATGGATATAACCCTGCTACTTGGATGTTGGAAGTTACAACCACAGCTCAAGAGCTTAGTTTGGGTGTTGATTTCACTGACCTGTACAAGAACTCTGATCTATATAG GAGAAACAAGCAGCTTATACAAGAATTGGGTCAGCCTGCTCCCGGTTCAAAGGATCTTTATTTCCCTACTCAATACTCTCAGTCTTTCTTGGTTCAATGCCAAGCTTGCTTATGGAAACAACGGTGGTCATATTGGCGTAATCCACCATACACTTCTGTGAGGTTTTTCTTCACAACTTTCATAGCCATAATGTTCGGAACTATGTTCTGGGACCTCGGAGGAAAACA CTCAACAAGAGGAGATCTGATGAATGCTCTGGGTTCAATGTATACTGCTGTTCTTTTCCTTGGAGTACAAAATTCTTCTTCCGTACAGCCAGTGGTGGCAGTTGAAAGGACCGTCTTCTACAGAGAAAAGGCTGCCGGAATGTATTCTGCCTTACCCTATGCATTTTCACAG ATTCTAGTGGAGCTACCCTATATCTTTTTTCAAGCGGTGACATACGGTGTAATAGTTTATGCCATGATCGGATTTGAGTGGACTGCAGAGAAATTCTTTTGGTATCTATTTTTCATGTACTTCACACTCTTGTACTTCACCTTCTACGGCATGATGGGTGTTGCAGTGACACCAAACCACCATGTTGCTTCCATCGTGGCTGCTGCATTTTATGCAATTTGGAATCTCTTCTCAGGATTTGTTGTTTCAAGACCT AGCATCCCAATTTGGTGGAGATGGTACTATTGGGCATGCCCAGTGGCTTGGACCTTATATGGATTGGTTGGATCTCAGTTTGGAGATATATTGGAAGTTATGCCGTCTGAAAACAAGACTGTGAAAGCTTTCATTGAAGACAGTTATGGAATCAAACATGATTTCATTGGAGTTGCTGCTGTTGTGGTTGCTGGCATTGCAGTTCTCTTTGCATTTACTTTTGCTGTTGCAATCAAGACCTTTAACTTCCAAAAGAGATAG